A genomic segment from Aegilops tauschii subsp. strangulata cultivar AL8/78 chromosome 1, Aet v6.0, whole genome shotgun sequence encodes:
- the LOC109757877 gene encoding uncharacterized protein isoform X1, whose protein sequence is MGLSPSPSSPEGRWDDLPDDIAVAVASRLQEADVCALGGCSRSWRRACDANFVWEGLFRRRWPATAAAMAAGGAGASRAQGWKALYINNHGRTAVAISRVVEFVESSTHNGSLEAECYLKAMSDLALMKDIGFVNVQFFLLSRNRSAIINLIGLHYSIAYLHILPNEVDKALRACQVAERKVCVSLLKLGRWFYGFRLPDDYESYKNSLSWLTSDDGAKVLVILNRGAVHEVFRLQVSLVGTNN, encoded by the exons ATGGGGctctcgccgtcgccgtcgtcgccggaGGGGAGGTGGGACGACCTCCCCGACGACAtagccgtcgccgtcgcctcccGCCTCCAG GAGGCCGACGTGTGCGCCCTCGGCGGGTGCTCCCGGTCCTGGCGCCGCGCCTGCGACGCCAACTTCGTGTGGGAGGGCCTCTTCCGCCGCCGCTGGCCGGCCACCGCGGCCGCCATGGCGGCCGGAGGGGCAGGGGCTTCCCGTGCGCAG GGATGGAAAGCTCTCTACATCAACAACCATGGAAGAACTGCTGTGGCTATCTCTAGAGTGGTTGAATTTGTGGAGAGCAGCACACATAACGGGTCGCTTGAAGCTGAATGTTATTTGAAAGCCATGTCTGATTTGGCATTGATGAAGGATATAGGCTTCGTCAATGTCCAGTTTTTCTTGCTTTCAAGAAATCGCAGTGCGATAATAAACCTTATTGGATTGCATTACTCCATTGCATATTTGCATATACTG CCCAATGAGGTGGATAAAGCACTTCGAGCTTGCCAGGTAGCAGAAAGAAAGGTGTGTGTGAGCTTGCTCAAGCTTGGTCGATGGTTCTATGGTTTTAGGTTGCCCGATGACTATGAGTCGTACAAAAACTCACTGAGTTGGCTCACAAGCGACGACGGGGCAAAAGTTCTAGTCATTCTCAACCGTGGTGCTGTCCATGAGGTATTTCGTCTTCAGGTCAGTTTGGTGGGTACAAATAACTGA
- the LOC109757877 gene encoding uncharacterized protein isoform X2 — MGLSPSPSSPEGRWDDLPDDIAVAVASRLQEADVCALGGCSRSWRRACDANFVWEGLFRRRWPATAAAMAAGGAGASRAQGWKALYINNHGRTAVAISRVVEFVESSTHNGSLEAECYLKAMSDLALMKDIGFVNVQFFLLSRNRSAIINLIGLHYSIAYLHILVQRVTLCCTKVKLRSVFFLKQGQVLFWKLMLA; from the exons ATGGGGctctcgccgtcgccgtcgtcgccggaGGGGAGGTGGGACGACCTCCCCGACGACAtagccgtcgccgtcgcctcccGCCTCCAG GAGGCCGACGTGTGCGCCCTCGGCGGGTGCTCCCGGTCCTGGCGCCGCGCCTGCGACGCCAACTTCGTGTGGGAGGGCCTCTTCCGCCGCCGCTGGCCGGCCACCGCGGCCGCCATGGCGGCCGGAGGGGCAGGGGCTTCCCGTGCGCAG GGATGGAAAGCTCTCTACATCAACAACCATGGAAGAACTGCTGTGGCTATCTCTAGAGTGGTTGAATTTGTGGAGAGCAGCACACATAACGGGTCGCTTGAAGCTGAATGTTATTTGAAAGCCATGTCTGATTTGGCATTGATGAAGGATATAGGCTTCGTCAATGTCCAGTTTTTCTTGCTTTCAAGAAATCGCAGTGCGATAATAAACCTTATTGGATTGCATTACTCCATTGCATATTTGCATATACTG GTTCAGCGTGTCACACTCTGTTGCACTAAGGTCAAGCTTCGTTCTGTCTTTTTCCTCAAACAAGGTCAAGTTTTGTTCTGGAAGCTTATGTTAGCTTGA
- the LOC120962301 gene encoding uncharacterized protein, translated as MGKVCCSSESEEEAGFSFLGLLVAAVIALVFMLLCTPPKRRCVTIYPCC; from the coding sequence ATGGGGAAGGTGTGCTGCAGCAGCgagtcggaggaggaggcgggcttCAGCTTCCTGGGGCTCCTCGTCGCGGCCGTCATCGCCTTGGTGTTCATGCTCCTCTGTACCCCGCCGAAGCGGCGCTGCGTCACCATCTACCCGTGCTGTTGA